Sequence from the Ignavibacteria bacterium genome:
TAAGTATATTTTCCAGTATATCGCACGGGACGGTGCCTTTAGTTTTATTAGTACCCACTACGGCAACAGATGTTGGGTAAAAGATCCTTTCAATCTCCTGCCGGGATTTCCTGCCGTTCACTTTGCGTGCTCCTGTTCATGGAGGACGGAGCTGATAAAAGTAACAGCGTCCGAGACAGTCTGGACTTCAAGAGCCTTATCCTCATCCATTGTAATATTGAATTCCTCTTCGAGTCCGGCAACGAGCATAAGGCTCTGCATGGAGTCTGCGCCGAGGTCGAATATGAAGTTAGCGTCGGGAGCGATATTATCCTGGTTCATTTTCAGCACATCGGCAATAACCTTTTTCACGCGTAATTCGATTTCATTTCTTTCCATTGTACATATCTCCTCTATTGGCATTGTGGTTAGATTCGTAATGGTAGAAAAGTGCGTTTATGTCCGGTCTGCCCGAAGGCGGCAAATGTATAAGCATCAGAAACGAACTCTTATCCGGCATACAAAGCTCCAGACTATTGAGTTCAGAAAAAATGAGGGGGTTACAAAGTAATCATCCCGAGTGGGGGTGGTTGAAGATAATATATTTCATTCGGGGTGATTTGTCAAGTAGAGGGGTGTAGGAGAC
This genomic interval carries:
- the acpP gene encoding acyl carrier protein encodes the protein MERNEIELRVKKVIADVLKMNQDNIAPDANFIFDLGADSMQSLMLVAGLEEEFNITMDEDKALEVQTVSDAVTFISSVLHEQEHAK